Proteins encoded within one genomic window of Anastrepha ludens isolate Willacy chromosome 4, idAnaLude1.1, whole genome shotgun sequence:
- the LOC128859604 gene encoding protein zer-1 homolog translates to MSGKVRLKENGYLDEDPMTLQDIIYKYICENLDVISYEEEDMDGSIRHLNDGIVLPNDICDRLLEAYQRFRRQLSDDVINLFQHATRTSLKIVHLRNSSLSNEGLEVLMRHKLYSLTIWYCNQINVHSAHLLTLYGERLRSLELGINAHMLQNSEPNEKEPVDFQFNCPHLRRLVLNGVVLHNGLQLNSLFELTHLDLTSCMLASFSLEALAALPLLHTLILFNVWPIANQLQAICMLRRLRTLDISISNSGNGHGTYDLPDQTLEMLMNNLRELTHLDISGTNLAGNGVATKESNFKLRTDIPGLESRIQRPLQFLGLYHTAHSACKRHDIPAIEIAGDANEHQILTAARYYYDRPMLLTRVLNDLYHLFRFEICKDIHLALDAVLTAMDRHLKFKHMQISGSATLFYIVKGRDRSKFGTPLRNHIIRTLLNGMETHLSDDTMLRNGYLTLTQFQMPNDVLFEYERLIKVLLHGVSKTEQEGFVQRIAIYLLNTLACQVDGKQKLFLGELGVVSTMLSLIKDRLTRSVFDDVMEVAWSTMWNVTDETAINCKRFLEGRGMEYFLKCLRSFPDREELLRNMMGLLGNVAEVKWLRPKLMTQEFIEVFAKLLDSSSDGIEVSYNAAGVLAHIASDGPSAWAIDSPTRDSVLIRMVEAIKRWDIKSERNINYRSFEPILGLVRCYETPQCQHWAVWALANLTQVYPEKYCQLVKQEHGIEILTELIEHPRPYDDIKLIARKVIEKCTHWPNWLLDG, encoded by the exons ATGAGTGGCAAAGTGCGTTTAAAGGAAAATGGGTACCTTGACGAAGATCCGATGACCCTACAAgacataatatataaatatatatgcgaGAATTTGGATGTAATAAGTTATGAAGAAGAGGATATGGACGGCAGCATACGCCATCTAAATGATGGTATTGTTCTTCCAAATGATATTTGCGATCGGTTATTGGAAGCATACCAACGCTTTCGGCGTCAATTGAGTGATGATGTGATAAATCTTTTCCAACATGCGACACGCACTTCGTTAAAAATAGTTCACTTGCGAAACAGCAGTCTGTCCAATGAAG GTCTAGAGGTTCTTATGCGTCACAAGCTGTATTCACTTACGATATGGTACTGTAATCAAATAAATGTGCACTCGGCGCATTTGCTGACGCTGTACGGTGAGAGGTTGCGTTCACTTGAGCTCGGTATTAATGCGCATATGTTGCAAAACTCCGAACCGAACGAGAAGGAACCTGtggattttcaatttaattgccCGCATCTACGTCGATTGGTTTTGAATGGAGTAGTTTTGCATAATGGCTTACAGCTGAACTCGCTATTCGAACTAACCCATCTTGATTTGACATCATGCATGTTAGCTAGCTTCAGCTTGGAAGCGTTAGCTGCTCTGCCGCTGCTCCATACacttatattatttaatgtATGGCCGATTGCCAATCAACTTCAAGCAATTTGCATGCTACGTCGTCTGCGTACATTGGATATTTCGATTAGTAATTCTGGTAATGGGCATGGTACCTACGATTTGCCTGATCAAACATTGGAAATGTTAATGAACAACTTACGGGAACTCACACACTTGGATATATCAGGCACAAATCTAGCGGGTAATGGTGTAGCAACGAaagaatcaaattttaaattgcgCACCGATATACCGGGATTAGAGTCACGCATACAGCGACCGTTGCAGTTTTTAGGTCTTTATCATACGGCACATTCGGCCTGTAAACGTCATGATATACCGGCGATTGAG ATCGCTGGCGATGCCAATGAACATCAGATTCTGACAGCTGCGAGGTATTATTACGATAGACCGATGCTTTTAACGAGG GTTTTGAACGACTTGTACCACCTTTTTCGCTTTGAAATTTGTAAGGACATACATCTTGCTTTGGATGCTGTGCTTACTGCAATGGATAgacatttgaaatttaaacataTGCAAATTTCTGGAag tgCCACACTCTTCTACATAGTCAAAGGACGTGATCGGTCAAAATTCGGCACTCCGTTGCGCAACCACATTATTCGTACGCTACTAAATGGTATGGAAACACATCTTTCTGACGACACGATGCTTAGAAATGGTTATCTAACGTTAACGCAGTTTCAAATGCCAAATGACGTG TTGTTCGAATATGAGCGTCTTATTAAAGTCTTATTGCATGGAGTATCGAAAACGGAACAGGAAGGCTTTGTGCAAAGGATAGCAATATATTTGTTGAACACTCTGGCGTGTCAAGTGGATGGCAAACAAAAGCTGTTTCTAGGCGAACTGGGTGTTGTTAGT ACAATGTTAAGTTTAATTAAAGATCGTTTAACTCGTTCCGTATTTGATGATGTGATGGAAGTTGCATGGTCAACAATGTGGAATGTTACTGATGAGACTGCAATCAATTGTAAGAGGTTTTTAGAGGGACGCGGAATGGAATACTTCTTAAAATGTTTGCGC TCTTTCCCTGATCGTGAGGAATTGTTGAGGAACATGATGGGACTTTTGGGCAATGTGGCTGAAGTAAAATGGCTGCGACCAAAACTTATGACACAAGAATTCATTGAAGTTTTTGCCAAACTATTAGATTCTTCGAGTGACGGAATTGAA GTAAGTTACAATGCTGCGGGAGTGCTGGCACATATCGCATCGGACGGACCTAGCGCTTGGGCAATTGATTCGCCCACACGAGACAGTGTACTGATACGAATGGTGGAAGCTATCAAACGTTGGGAtataaaaagtgaaagaaaCATTAATTATCGCAGTTTCGAACCGATTTTGGGCCTAGTGCGCTGCTATGAGACACCACAATGCCAACATTGGGCTGTTTGGGCTTTAGCCAATTTGACGCAG gTTTATCCTGAAAAATACTGTCAGCTGGTGAAGCAAGAACATGGTATTGAAATATTGACTGAATTGATTGAACATCCAAGACCATATGATGATATAAAATTGATTGCGCgcaaagttattgaaaaatgtACACATTGGCCAAATTGGTTGCTTGATGGTTAA
- the LOC128861578 gene encoding sperm protamine P1-type-like yields MSKTTKSSTSTNTHKSNRNYNDLDANNDMSDELSAYSSEEDEVTSRKSRKIQPTDAANYEDGGGMYDRGGRRRRGGRRGRSRRKRSRSRSRRRRR; encoded by the exons atgagtaaaacaacaaaaagcagTACGAGTACgaatactcataaaagcaaccgcaactacaacgatttagatgctaataatgatatgtcggatgaattgagcgcgtatagctcggaggaagacgaggtgacatctcgaaaatcgcgaaaaatacag ccaactgatgctgcgaATTACGAGGATGGTGGCGGCATGTACGACCGTGGTGGTCGACGGCGTCGCGGCGGTAGGAGAGGTCGTAGTCGACGCAAACGATCGCGCTCCCGTAGCCGCCGTCGTCGTCGCTag